A window of the Serinus canaria isolate serCan28SL12 chromosome 27, serCan2020, whole genome shotgun sequence genome harbors these coding sequences:
- the LOC103821629 gene encoding feather keratin Cos2-2-like: protein MSCSEKCQQCQPCEPCCQSCGPCPLASSCNECCVRQCQSSHVVIEPPAVLVTLPGPILSSFPQNTAVGSSTSAAVGSILSSQGVPISSGGFDISCITNCCGGSRCCRPC, encoded by the coding sequence ATGTCCTGCTCTGAgaagtgccagcagtgccagccctgcgAGCCTTGCTGCCAGTCCTGTGGCCCCTGCCcgctggccagcagctgcaatgagtgctgtgtcaggcagtgccagagctcccaCGTTGTCATTGAGCcgcctgctgtgctggtgaccctgcctggccccatcctcagctccttcccacagaacACCGCCGTGGgatcctccacctctgctgctgttggcagcatcctcagctctcagggagtgcccatcagctctgggggcttTGACATCTCCTGCATCACCAACTGCTGTGGTGGCAGCAGATGCTGTCGTCCCTGCTGA
- the LOC103824574 gene encoding feather keratin Cos2-2-like, with protein sequence MSCSEKCQQCQPCDPCCQSCGPCPLASSCNECCVRQCQSSHVVIEPPAVLVTLPGPILSSFPQNTAVGSSTSAAVGSILSSQGVPISSGGIDISCITNCCAGSRCCRPC encoded by the coding sequence ATGTCCTGCTCTGAgaagtgccagcagtgccagccctgtgaTCCTTGCTGCCAGTCCTGTGGCCCCTGCCcgctggccagcagctgcaatgagtgctgtgtcaggcagtgccagagctcccaCGTTGTCATTGAGCcgcctgctgtgctggtgaccctgcctgggcccatcctcagctccttcccacagaacACCGCCGTGGgatcctccacctctgctgctgttggcagcatcctcagctctcagggagtgcccatcagctctgggggcaTTGACATCTCCTGCATCACCaactgctgtgctggcagcagatgCTGTCGTCCCTGCTAA
- the LOC115484466 gene encoding feather keratin Cos2-2-like — MSCCQPCDPCCQPCGPCPLASSCNECCVRQCQSSHVVIEPPAVLVTLPGPILSSSPQNTAVGSSTSAAVGNILSCGGVPISSGGFDISCITNCYGSSCCRPC, encoded by the coding sequence atgtcctgctgccagccctgtgacccttgctgccagccctgcgGCCCCTGCCcgctggccagcagctgcaatgagtgctgtgtcaggcagtgccagagctcccaCGTTGTCATTGAGCcgcctgctgtgctggtgaccctgcctgggcccatcctcagctcctccccacAGAACACCGCCGTGGgatcctccacctctgctgctgttggcaacATCCTCAGCTGTGGCGGAGtgcccatcagctctgggggcttTGACATCTCCTGCATCACCAACTGCTATGGCAGCAGTTGTTGTCGTCCCTGCTAA